ttaaaaattttgaatgacgaatatgcttctattctttaaaaaaaattataatattttgtgcatattatgacatcctatgttaTATTAGGACATCctgtggataaaaattatgacttaCTATATACAAGAtgtcattattttttaaaaaatagaggtATTTTCGATGCGTGTTGGAAAGCGCTAGCTATATGGACCAATAGGATAAAATGGTgcactccacgtcagattttctacaccacctgtggtgcacaaagaatctcCCTCCACCGTGTTGGAAAGCGCTAGCTATATGGACCAATAGGATAAAATGGTgcactccacgtcagattttctacaccacctgtggtgcacaaagaatctcCCTCCACCAGGCATTTGATCGGCCGATATATTACTTGGGCCGGTCCATTATTGCATGATAGTCATTGGAGGATATGGGATAATGGGAATAGCTGTGCTGGGCTCGAGCCAAGGACGTGTGATTTCATTACCATCTTCATTTAGCATTGTTGATAAAAATCTATGACTCTAGTAGAAGCTATTATTATTCAACACTCTCAAGAATCTGTCAATCTTTATGTCTAATATCTTAATATAAATTTGGAGAGAGCAGTATATAGCAACGCGTGATGATTGAAGATCCacatttttctaaacccaaataACTGGAAGAACATTTGATGCTTATGATAATTCaaagataataattatttagcTATAAAATAATGTTTATGAAAATATAACATGTCTATCATGCTGTCATTTTTACTGCTGAACGTCATTTTAAGCTATAAACAACAAAATAACAATGCAAATGGAAAGTTATAAATAACAGGCTCAATGTGCTTCCATAACATAACAGGCTTGGAAATGACTAAAGTACTGAAATCAGGGCTGGAACAACAAGCTTGGCGAACCGGGTGAcctttactctctctctctctctctctctctctctctctctaacattAATACTAAAAGAATTATACTAGAAATTGGTCCTTAAAACAATCTTAAAACAAATGAAAGCATGCAGTACAAATGAAACAAAATTCCGTGGGTGCTCAATTTCGAACACGACTAAAATTGTAGTGCAGATGCAGTTGTATAGGAGCAAGGAGCCAATCAACATCACCTCACAAGCAACAAGCCAAGATACAAACTATTCACAGCGAGCGATTTCATACAGCGAGGCTCGGGTCAGACTCGATACATCTGCTTCTACGTGACAAGAGCACTCTGATGTACACCAGTGGCAGAGCCACATATGCGAAGCCCACCGAATCGAATTTGGGACCATCACAATGTTGACAACAATCTGGACAACCAACCGCACCATCATCCAGCACTACGGCCAAGGAATGAGCCAAAGCTTAAGGTCTTATCAAACACTTCAGAGTTCAGATAAGCCAACAGCCTTTTCTTTTTTTAGAAGTTaattacagagagagagagaggcccaAGGGAAAAAGAATAGCCTTACGGAGGGATATTTCGTGCGGCTTTCGAGCTTTACATAAGAATATGAGATGAGAAACAGTAGTAATTAAAGAAGCAGGGCATGTTCAATCTTGGAGTCTATGCCTAGACCTATCTGCTGTCTCATTTGGTGACTTCCTCTTTGTAACAATATAAACTGCTTCTCTCCCGTGCTCTCGTAGAGGTTTTCTCTCAAATGTTTACTCATAAGAATCCAATGACAAAAATACGGATCAACAGCAATTAACTTTAATTACTCGGTTGAGCTTTGTTAAAGACCGAAAATATTGACAAATGTCTGAAATAAAACAGTCGAGTTTTCATTATGACTTCCCACTGGTGAACAAATTCAGAATGGTAACAAGCATGTGATCGGCACGCATTGAAGAACACAATTAGATGAAGTTTTCCTTGTCTAAATCTCTGTTcattttctctatctttcttcacAACTCTTCCACACTATAGAGAGATCTGGATGGctgctctctctcctccatgcagtACTATTGAGATTGTATTTCCGCTGGCACCTTTTCTTTTCACCCGGAGACCTACGAGCTACGAGTTTTAAGTGATTCACGGGTGGCTCATTTTGGACCATCCAAGGGCCACAACTTCGTTAGTGATGCGTTATAATCTAATACCTCCAAAAGCATGCAGTGCACGTGTGAGGCCATCCTTTTGCGCCACTAATGGTGTGCATGCATGGTCCTTAGGAAACTCGTCTTctcaaaaaaccaaaaaaaaaaggtacgTTGCATAAAAGCTGGTCTTTTCCCAGCCGTTTAAATCTTTAGAGAAAGTAAATAAAGGTTGTACCATAATTCTTTCATGTGATACATAAAAGAATTATTAATTATATCCGTCACGGCTCCTGACCCATTCCTCCATGCCTTGTACCAGACAAACGCCATTTGTACCTAAACGACTAGAATTAACACAAGTGGGTCCGGCTTCCAAGTTTCGAGGGCTCGGTTTTCACAATTTACATAAAAATGGATTGTTTCATTTGTTCTTGTCACTAAGCCCAGACGCACCCTTAGAATTTAGATACACTATTTTAATCTGGCCTCGGAGCAAGTCATCTTGAAAAACTACGAGACTTTGGTACTTACTGCCCTAAAACCCTGGTGATGGTACTTGCCATGCATCTTTCTAGCTAGAAATatgtactctctctctctctctctctctcttgcatgGGCCCCTGTGTCAACCTACCGGGGGGTAACCATGATGGTCTGAGAACGTGAGCATATTGGGATACACATGCGACGTAGAGGCCATCTGTGGGGGAGACATGTCCATGCCAATTAATTTGAGAAAACAAGTTGTACTTTTCACATGgaggcatctctctctctctctctctctctctctcttcgctTTGAGCCTCACATGCAAGGATAGCCCGGACTTTCTTACCAAACCTAGCCAGACATACCCATAGCAGGAACGATTATTACATAGACATGCACAGTAGGGGATGATGATGGTGCATAAAGGGTGTTGAGATTGGGGAAAAGCCAAGAGAAACCCCACACACAATGGACAATATGGTAAGAGTACCCATCACTAAAGGATGATTTCTTCAATGGACTGCGTTTGGCGCGAACGGAACTGTACAACCGGAACTGTACAACAAGGACAGTATGTCCATCCATGTGAGGAGCATAATGGTGGGTGATGGTGCTGTTATCTTTCTTTCTTCGTTTTCCCAACATATAATTAAGAATGGCAGTCATAATTGCGACCCTAACAACTTAAGGAATGCGGGCGTAGGACCTCAATTAATGCTTTTGCTGCAATGCTTACAGGATTCGATTGTGGGTTTTGCGTCCAATGGCTTCCCGCTTGATCAACGGCTTGATACCTTCTGGTTATTTTCATAGTTTGCGGCACTGAGAAAATTACTTTTCTTCTTCCTGGTTTTGAAACGTTAAGACATGGGCCTCACTGCTTTCATTCAGTCGACGAAAGAGAGGTATGATGCAACTCAAAGAATGGCAAAATAAAGGGAGGTAGAAAATGGGAGAAGAGAGGTGAAAAGAGGAAGTAGACTATAAGAGTTTTTTTGGATGACAACGTTCTGAAGCTTCAAGTAGGTTTTGATTAATTTGCACAAAAATGTAGCAATCTCAATCAAGGGTAAGATAATGGGGGGACAAGGGAAGCAGCTAGCATATCATCATACTGCTAACCCATTACAAAAACTGTCCATATGACAGATAGATATTGCCCACCCATGTCCCCAAAATTTTAAGAGATATATTAGCTGTTGGCTGCCTGAAGTTCAGGAACATGTATTGGCAATTGGAGGCAACACAAGGATGGTTGGCCTGCAATTAAAGGGGCATGCTGTTGCTTGGCACTTATCCTTCTCCCCCTAAAATGGTTACCTAACAAGACTGCAATTAATATAATTACTTCAAGAGTAGAAGATGAATAAAATGGCTAGAATAAATCCTCTGAAACAGATACTATTTGCATCCAATTGGAGAAGACCCAGTTGATCCATCAACATATATATAATTCTTCTGGGCCCTGACCCTGTTCGAGAGGTCCATTTCAACCGGACAAGATGACCAAAAATGGTGAGAATAAGCAATGGTTACCACCTTCTTTTCAAGTCTGACAAACACCGCATGGCACTCAATACATTATTGTGACCATAAAATCCAATCATGTAAATCATATCCAGCATTTAATTAGGAGGGAACTTCAGCAAAAGAGATGAGCGAGGAAAAACTTAATTAATATTTAAGGCTATTAATTATTACCTGGAGCTAGAGTGTTCCCTATGTAACAAACGACATAAGCCCAGGTTCTAAGCAACCTTAAAAGCTAGCTAGCAATGAATCTTGATACCTAACCTACAAGCGAATACGGTCAGGCTTTAAAATCTTTATCAATCTTAGGTGCTAAAAGGGTGTTGGCAAAAGAGAACAAGCTAGTGCTACGGTAGGAAACCAACAGAACAGGCTAGGGGCCAAGCAAGAACACTGGAACCCAAGCTAGAGTGTCACACCATCCCTGCCTTCTGACCTAGAGGCACGTGGGTTGGCCCTGCGACCCCGACAAGCGCGAGCCTGGGCCCATGCGGTGCGAATTATTTTGTTGCATGGAATGTTGGTTTTAGCGTCGTCAGCTCGTTGGCCTTCTTCAAATTAAGAGGCAGCTCGCGATGGCTTGGAATTAACTCGTCGCCTATTGCATggggcctttttttttttcttctgtgcAGATCGCGTGCATAAGAGTACAGAGCGTGCGACGGAATAAATTCGAATCCGTTGTTAAAAACTAGGGAGAGGAAGCCCCTTCCTTCCCGGAAGTCATGCATTTAATGACGCAATGGACACGTGGTGGCTTTTAATTTGAAGACAAGcgaatttgttgggtataaatgaAACATTAACGGGTTGAGATTCTCTCCCACTTATTGTTCCCATTCAATTCTTTTAAGTTCAAATTACAGATTATATCCCATTCTGCTGGGTCGCAACAACCAGATCCATTTTAGCCTAACGGGTTGAGATTCTCTCCAGCTCCTTGTTTCCATTCAATTCTTAAAGCTCAATGAGATATTAGAGTCCATTTTCATAGGTCACACCAACCCGTGATGGGACCCATCTAAACTGGATCTGGATGCTATGATTTACTTGGACAAAAATTTGAACTAGAACCTAAAATTTTTCCAATGCACAATTAAGGTGGAACTAAGATCCAGAACCACATCCCAAAAAAACTAGCTACAAGGTATTTTTGAATTTATTGACcctgattaattacttaaaatttGTCCAGCATATAATTTATTAACGAGGAACTAAAACATATATGTATGGATATTCATAAACTTCCAGATTAGAGATTCTAATTTAATCATAAACATCATGATTAATCTGTGCTCAATTCTAAAAGGACTTGTGCTGTTGCATCCCTTACTTCACATGGATCATAAGCCCAatttgctctgatatcatttatgataatttaaatgtTCTCTCAAAATGACTAGCGAGAAGATATTATCTagatttttggttatatataagTTTTCAAAATATCTgaaatgcatcatcatatggaTTTAAATGCACACCCATATAACATTCCTGAAACCTATTTTCTAAATGGTGCATTCCTCATAAGTGTATTCTAGCACCCACACAACATTACCACACAGGAGCCAAACCCATCCAATTTCTTTGGGTTGGTTGACTCCTGAATTGAAGACTTGGATTCTAACCAGATTGGTTGTGATTTTGGAGCAAAAAGACCTAACTGATTGGGCGCAATGGGGATTCACTTTTTAGATTCATGGTCCATTTTATCCAAATTTGACCTCGTGTACACGTTAACCCAAAGAAATATTCTGAATGGACTATTTAATCAAGAGAATGGGCTTCAAGGAAAGGAGCTTTTGCACCCCAAAGTGTAGCAAAATGGAATTTTTACTGTGGTGAAATGCCTAGCTTGGCTTAaatatgctaacaattagcaaaaGAAAATTAGTATGCTTCAACTAATTAATTTTTGTTAATGTTATCGTAAATTATATAAGATGCAACATAACAATTTTATCATCACTGTAAGTGATGGTAACAACGTTAAATCCACCAATGCTCACAGATGACCTTGAAAAGAAAAAAGGCTTTGGCATCTAATTTAATTGCCTTTATGGGTGAAGGAACACATTTCCTCAACAATGACCAGTCTCATCTAGATTTTTCATGATTGTTTTGCCAAGGTTGATGTTAGTTCACCAttgctttttcattaatcactatCCACTTTATCTTTTTACATTAATACTCCGGCATCTAATATATTATGCAAGCTATAAACATGGTGGTAGTACTGCTACCATCAGGACATtgttccaattttttttatttagtggAGAATTCTTGTAGGTAAAACAGATGTGATACACATTCTATATATAACTGGATATTTAAATTTATAGAGATTGTAAGGCCTTGTGACTAGAATGGCTGGaggaaattttttatatatataggcTGACCAATAAATTTGCTGGTATAATTAAcacggatgtcatcaattgagctgcAAGCGAAAACAGCTAAAAGTGAATCCTGATGTGTGGAGTGAAAACAGGCTACCAGTTGATTAATTCTTGGAAGTTATCCTATACCCTTCCTCTACTGAGAAATCTAAAAACTATAATATTCCTTATACTAAGTTACTGATATAAACGAATAATGATATTATTGACATCTTCCAAGGGACTCTAAGTCCCCACAACTCTGATGCTAATAATTGTTTGTTCCAGCAATTCTAATAGTTTTCTTGGCAGATAGCAGATTTGTTTCACAAGTCTACAACATTTCAAACATGTTAATTTTTTACTACTATTGTTGGTGCCCCAACGTCGCTGTAAATGTACACTAACGCTGGAGTAAAATTTAGAGCGGAACCATTTATAGTAAATTTTATTTGGCTCGTACAACTGGAAAAGATCCCATTTTTTGTTGCATATTCCTTACGTTGGGGCCTCTGTCTGCCTCTACTTAATTGCAAGCCAATGAAACGAAAAAGACGTGCGTAGTTCAGCAATCATGGAATCGTAAGGTTGCGAAAAATGTTGGCCAACCACTCTATTAGGCATGCCGTACAACAAGCATATAACTACAAGGAAGCATTTTAAGTTGAGAAAAATAGTTAAATATAATTATGAGCCAAGGTacaaatacaagtctaaaatacAAATGCACCCCCAAGTCACGGGCACTCATTCCCACACACTCTGCTCCTACAAGTCATTTCCCATGAGTACAAAGTCCCTCAAATAATTATCGAGAGAATAGCTTCAATTAGATAGGAAaagtaaaatatatattatatatataatataaatatcatataatcAATAATTCTCGCAAAATCATCTTTCCTCTATCTAAAAGTTAGAATTCAGAAGGGCATTATATATAATAGGTGGCGCCTCAAATATCTACCGCTCTGCTGGAGATCAATGGCTCGTAGCAAGTGGGTGCACCCTTTCCTTCCTCGACCGCCATCACCTCATCATGAACTACTTTGCCACCCTCCTCTTCTTTGGGCCCGGCAGGTGGGTTCCCCGTGAGCACCTGAGCCCGCCATGCCTGGGCCTTCCAGTCGGTGGTCCCCACGACGTAGAGCATGAGGCCCGCGCAGCAGACCTGGGCGGCGAGGAGGCCCATCCAGAGCCCCGTGAAGCCCACGCCGAGGCCAAACCCCACCCCGACGGCCACCGGCATGCCGACGAGGTAGAAGGACCCTAGGTTGACGCCCGCCGCATGGGCCGGCCGTGCACTCCCCCGCAGCACGCCGCACCCCACCGTCTGCGGGCAGTTGCCCAGCTCGCACAGCCCCACGATCGGCAGCGCCGCTGCCGTCAGCCGGAGTATCTTCCCGTCGTCAGTGAACAGCCGCCCCCACCGCTCTCGCATCCCCACAGCGAACCCCATCGCCGCGAACCCCATCATGGCCGAAAGCGCCACCGAGACGGCGGCGGAAGCGCGGGCGCGGGCCGGGCTATTGGCACCCAGCTCGTTGCCAACCCGGGTGGAGACGCCAAAACTGAGGGAGGAGGGGAAGACGTAGACGAGGGCGGTGGTCTGCATCAGGACGCCCATGGAGGCCACCGCGGGCTTGGGGTCCGGGAGGAGGCCGCAGAAAAGGATCATCAGCTCGTACCACCACCACTCGAGGCAGACGGAGACGCAGCTGGGTGCGGCGAGGCGGGCCAGGGGAGCCCAGCCGGAGAGGCACTCGCGCGTGGGACGCCGCCACGTGGGTTCTGGGTCGCCgcggaggtggaggaggaggaagaggaggagggcgAGGTTAGAGGCAGCAGAGGCCACCGCGACGCCGGGCACGCCAAAGCGGAGGTGGGAGACGAGGAGGAGGTTGGCCGGGAGGTGGAGGAAGGCGGCGACGGAGGCGGCTAGCGTTAGAGGGCGGGTGATACCCTGCGACCGTAGGTAGATGCGGAGCGGATGAATGAAAGATAAGGAAATGAGGTCAGGGAGAGAGAAAATGAGGAAACTTTGGGCGAGGGAGGTGATTTCCGAGTCCTGGCCGAGGAAAAGGAGGATCTTTGACATGTTGAGCC
The sequence above is a segment of the Elaeis guineensis isolate ETL-2024a chromosome 7, EG11, whole genome shotgun sequence genome. Coding sequences within it:
- the LOC105048051 gene encoding protein DETOXIFICATION 52, which translates into the protein MCNTNSRAVSMAATDEKNPLLPRFIIVSPSKPGKNQPWKSLEPEKPAQFPLFSLPAETLREALSLFHLSFPIALTALLLYSRSVISMIILGYLGDLALAAGSLAIAFANITGYSVLAGLSLGMEPLCSQAFGANQPKLLALTFHRSVLFLLCSSIPISLLWLNMSKILLFLGQDSEITSLAQSFLIFSLPDLISLSFIHPLRIYLRSQGITRPLTLAASVAAFLHLPANLLLVSHLRFGVPGVAVASAASNLALLLFLLLHLRGDPEPTWRRPTRECLSGWAPLARLAAPSCVSVCLEWWWYELMILFCGLLPDPKPAVASMGVLMQTTALVYVFPSSLSFGVSTRVGNELGANSPARARASAAVSVALSAMMGFAAMGFAVGMRERWGRLFTDDGKILRLTAAALPIVGLCELGNCPQTVGCGVLRGSARPAHAAGVNLGSFYLVGMPVAVGVGFGLGVGFTGLWMGLLAAQVCCAGLMLYVVGTTDWKAQAWRAQVLTGNPPAGPKEEEGGKVVHDEVMAVEEGKGAPTCYEPLISSRAVDI